TTCCTAGTTACTATTTTAATCAGAGTAATTGAGCCTCGGGGGATCGTGAtggctcagtgggaaatctgcttgtccctctgcccttcctcttgctcatgctctctctctctctctttctcaaataaaatctttagaaataataGTAATTGAGCCTCAGCAACCACACGTTTATTGGTTTCACTGAAGTTAAGGCATGCAACATGCTTCTTGGGGAGTCTTCAAAATAGGTAGATTATCCAAAAGGACACGTGAAAGTTGTGATAAGTGCCAAGGGGTTTCAGAGTTGAGCCTGGTCCTCACCAGACGGGCTTTGCAGACCCAGGATGCAGTCGGGGGATTAGCGGGGGATGAGTGGGCAGGTGGAAGTCAGTTTCAGCCTCGGGCCCTAAAGACTGCACCAGCTTCCACAGGCTTCGTTTGCTTTATCTGTCCACTACTTTTCTCCGTCCTTCTTGGGGCCATCAAGCTGATGGCTTCAGTCCTGACTCAAACCTTCCACCGCATCCTGCTGCCTGTCAGCCCACTGTCAAGGCCCGGCCATACTTCATCAGTCCTGACTCCTCTGCCCACCAGATAAGACCAGGAGCTAATTCCTGTGCTTCATCATTTACCTGCACCCATTCTCACATCGTCCCAACCACCAAGCAGATGTTCCTACTTTGTTTCTGGTAAGGTACTTCGCATAGCCTCTGCATCCAGGgtttattcaacaaatgcttaCTGGTGGCTTGCTGTATCCCAGGTCCTGGAGGAAGCACTGAGGCCACCAGAGTGACTAAGATCATTGCTGCTCCATTGACCTTTTCTCTGAGGCAGACACAAGTTATAAATAGACATGTGGCATTCCTCGGGGGTACTTTGTTCTGAGAGGTCAAGGAAGACCTCTAGAGAAGGTCCCAAGgacaatttttaataaaaaggtcCAGCCGTGCAAAGTTAGATCATCGAGTTCTCTCCACACCAGGCATGGCTGCCTTTCCATGAGAACACTCAACCCCATCTCACTGGACTACTTAATGCCACTCGGAGGTTCCTGTACCCCTCAGAAAACTACGTATGTTGTGCCTCTATAAATCTGAAGCAGGATCCACGTCCCCCCAGTGCAAAGCCAGCCTTGATTATCCAGTTCACCTGAATGGAGACCTGCCATTCCCCGTTCCCTCTGATGCTTCCACACCCTTTGCTGTGCATTCGCTGTGGGTTTGTGTGTACACTGGGCCACTTTGTTTACATCACCAAGAATGCAAAACGTGACAAGTAACAAACTTCTTGGAGAGAGCTCATAATTTGGTGTAAGGGGGTTGGAGGATTAATTCCAGGTTCCACTTAACCGTTTGGTCCCTCAGGCAAATCACAGCTAAACCTCCATTTGGCCAGTGACTACAGATGTGGGAAACAATCGCCTACCTCTCCCGGTTAGTGGGACAAACAGCCAATTGTGCATGTTACTTAGCAAACAACAGACCGAATGGCTGTGGCAAACACATGTTGGTTGCTTTTTTCTGTCCTGACTTCGACCTGGTTTCCAGTCCCTCAAAACTGGGTAACCAACAAGTGTCTTAAGTTAATGGTGGAGTGTAAGAACTAGGTTTATCCCCAAAAGCCATCTGCTCCCGCGCCTCCCTGCACGTGGAGAAGCACAGTTTTAACACAAGAGCCCTGCGCCCCAAAGTGACCCAGTCCCCAGCAGTACCAGCACCCCCAGCACCCACCCCGCGGGCAGCACGTGCGCGCTTTGCCCGGCGCCCCCGGGAGCCCgtgcccgccccgcccctcccggcGTGCCGCGCGCCGCGCACGTGACCCCGCCCCCTGCCATTGGCGGGGCAGGAGGGGCGGGGCCGCCGCGGCTCCAGCGGGCCGAGCGCGGCCTCAGTCGACTGCTGGCTGTCGCCCGTGCGGCAGGGAGATCCGCGGTCAGTGCGGAGAGGCAGGCGCTGCAGGCGTGGGCACCGCGCACGCTCGGAGAGAGGCCTCGCGGACAGCTGCGCCGACAGGAGTGCGGCCTTGCGTCGTGCGGCCACAGGTGTGCTGGGCCCACCCTGTCACGTGATCGAGGAGGCCGGCGCGCCGGGCACCCGGGGGGGGCGGGGCCCCGCAGGCCACACCTCCTTCGGTCTCGAGGGCGGGGACGTAGCCCAAGAGACCTGTTTCTCTAGGGTCTGAGCTGGGGAGGGTTAGGGAAGGGTGTCGGGCACCCCTCAAATTAGGGGAAGAATGGGGAAACACCCACCCTCATACTACCACGGCAGTAAGAAAGGGGGTGGCGCTCCTGGGAACCAAGGCCCTGGAGGAGACGGAGGCGTTCAGATTTCCTGGGGGGAGCCCTAGATCCGAGCTTGAAAGGATGGGGGCAGGCAGATAAGCTCAGAGGGCCTTGGGCTCCCGTCCTGGCTCGACCTCCGATTGCGGTGAGCGCCCAGGCgagcccctgcccctctcccatctATCCGGGCCTCGAGGTGCCCTCCGGGGTGCGAGACCTCACAGCCGCGGGCTGCCACAGGATGGGCCTCTGGGCCCCGGCCTGGCTCTGGGGCCCGCCAGGGCTGCTCCTGACCTTGGCCCTGCACCTGGCTCTGTGCCTGCGCTCGGCCCAGACCTCGGTACCCCCCGCCCCGGGACTACTGCGTCCTGGGTGCCGGGCCCGCAGGCCTGCAGATGGCCTACTTCCTGCAGCTGGCGGGGCGGGACTATGCGGTGTTCGAGCGCGCCCCGCAGCCGGGCAGCTTCTTCACGCGCTACCCGCGCCACCGCCAGCTCATCAGCATCAACAAGAGGCACACGGGCAAGGCCAATGCAGAGTTCAACTTGCGCCACGACtggaactctctgctcagccacgACCCCCGGCTGCTCTTCAGACACTACTCCCGCGCCTACTTCCCCGACGCGGGAGACATGGTGCGCTACCTGGGCGACTTTGCCGGGCGCCTGGGGCTCCACGTGCTGTACAACACGACCATTACTCACGTCACTCTGCACAAGGCCCGGCAGGCCTGGAACGGCCATTACTTCATCCTGACCGACCAGATGGGTCACACACACCAGTGCAGGTAAGGAACGCCTCCCGGAGCCCACCTGCTGGCACCCCTTGGTCAGCAGGAGATATGGAAGAAATGAGAgaataaggtctttttttttttcttttaagattttgtccaTCTGTCACGTTCACTGTGACACCGCATTGGGTACTCAGCATCGTCTAGCTTATGTACCCCAAAGCCTGTCCTGACGAGCATCTCCTACATCTAGTGTTCCTCCGAAGACATGCTGGGGAAGATGTCCAGCCGGTGTTAGGCTCAGTGGAATTTCAGACTGAACTAGAGCGGGAGGCCCCACAGGCAGAGCTGCCGGCGTTCAGTTTCAGCTTGCTTTGGCGGGGGAGAAAGCTTAACCTTGTGTAGACAACCCAGTCTCCAAGTCACGCACTGTACTGCCCTGATTCCGTCCTCACATTGGCCCTGGGGGCAGTTCAGTAATCCTCGATTTACAGATGAAGAGCTTGGGCCTGAAAGAAGTTGAGTCACTGGGCTGTGTCACACAATCTGAGCCCGTCTTCCTCACCCCGAAGCCTGTACTTTTTCTGCTACACCAGACTGCCTCTCCCTCCCGGGCTATGGGGCTGCCACTTGGCTCCAGGCGGGTGCCGGGAGGTCATCTTCTCACACCCTTTGCCGGACGCCCAGCCTGGCCCTTTGCTTGTTACAGcccagggaaggaagggctgTGCCAGCCTGGGACCCTTGCATTTTAGCCCACCAGACAACCGCCTAGGGGAGTCAGATCTGAGCTGGGTGGGCAGGGGTCAGAAAACAAGGAGCCACAGGGCTGCGGATATCTTCTGCAAGCcctccgttctgttttcaaaaccgCCTGTAATCAAATCACCTTGCCGCCCTGCCCAGGACCGAAACACCCTCCACCATGAATCAATCGGGCTGATCTGGTTTCAGATTCTGACTCGGCTATTGTAGGGGCTTAGGAGGCCATAGGCCTCTAGGGTCTGTGTCCCCTCACCTGGAAAGCCAAAGCACACCAACTCAGGGCTGCTTTAGGCAGTGAGGTGATGCACTAAACACTCGGTAGGGGCCTGGGACAGAATTCCTGCTCTGCCGTCCCCTGCATTGGCCCGGCCATCAGACAAGGGGAAGTGgaccaaagaaaaaggaaaaagtcatTTTCAACACTGAGGGAGATCCTTGGCCTGCCTGCTGTGTTCAACATTAGGGGAATTACTTAATTTCTCGTGTTCCCTTCTCAGTCAGAGAGTTGAATGAATACTCACGTTTGGCATCATCCCAGTGCGGGGTAAAGGAGACTGTCCACTGGAGTGGGCCTGGGTGGGGCAAGGGTGAAAAGTCTGTCGGATACTCTGGGATAGGTcagtaaatggatgaatgaacggACGTTCTCCTCTGGCTTTTTTTAGGAGCCGGCAGCCTAGGGGAGGCGGGGGAGCCGGGTGGCAGGTGCAGGGAGTAATTTTCACGTCGCAGTCTTCCATCTGTCCCCTCCCTGCAGCGTGCTTCTCGTGGCCACCGGTTTGTCAGTCCCCAACCAGGTTGACTTCCCAGGCTCCGAATACGTGGAGGGCTACGAGTCTGTGTCCGTGGACCCCAAGGACTTCGAGGGTCAGAATGTGCTGATCCTAGGGCGTGGGAACTCTGCCTTTGAGACAGCGGAGAACATCTTGGGTGTCACCAACTTCATCCACATGCTGAGCCGCTCCCGGGTCCGGCTGTCGTGGGCCACCCACTACGTGGGAGACCTCAGGTACGCTGCGAGCTGCTCGTGGAATCCGTACCTCCAGCCCCCTCCAAAGCCATTCCTGACCCCACTGGAATAAGCATCCCTTCCTCTGAGTCTCCTAGTGCCCCATTCagactcctttctctctcctggcGTTCCCCTCGGGCCCCAGGGCCATCAACAATGGCCTGCTGGACACCTACCAGCTGAAGTCCTTGGACGGGTTGCTCGAGTCCGACCTGACAGATCTGGCCATCGTGAAGGACCACGAGGGCAAGTTCCACGTCACCCTGAAGTTCTTCCTGGAGGAAGGCAACCAGAGTGCCGACGCTGAtgccatccccctcccccaggacgaCAACGACAACTTTGCCATGCGCGTGGCCTATGACCGGGTCATCCGCTGCCTGGGCTGGAACTTCGACTTCTCCATTTTCAACAAGTGAGTCCACACAGCGGGGAGCTGGGGTCTCCTCGCGAACCCCTTCTGACACCTCCCCAGAGGGGAGAGAGTCACCATCCCATGGGCCAGCGGCAGGGCCATCAGGGTGGACATGGATCCCGCCTGGTCCCCCGCCCAGGATGGGAGCCTGCTGTCCTGACACGGACGGGCAGCCCAGAGGCGCCCTCCAGCCCGGAGCAGCAGCCACAGGGCGCCTTCCTCTGCGCTGGGATCTTCCACCCGATAGTCTAGTCAGGGAAGGGAGCTCAGGTGAATAAGGAAGGGGAACTTGCTGAGAGGCCGCGTTAGCATAGCGGCTAAGGACACAGGCTCTGAGGTCAGTCTGAGGGTCTCCACAGATTTGGTCTGGGAAAGTCACCTAACCAGGCTGTGACCACTCTCTTCATCACTAAAATGGAGAGCATAGTTCTCTCTCATAGGGCTGCTGTGAGGAATAACATGGGAAAGTACTTGGTATATACTATAGGCTTCATAAAGTTGTAAGACACCAAGTTCACTTATAATTGTTTTCAACCGCTTTGCTTGACACGTTGCTGCCCCAGTACCTTGGCAAAGCTCAGTATCAAAGAATCCGTTCAGCGTGTCTCCCTTTCCTCTGGCCAGGGCACTggcagatgtggagaaactggagggCCTGAAGCGGACCCCCCATCCCAGCACGTCCCCCAGGGCCCCGGTGGAGCCCAGAGCCTAGCCTTGAGTCAGGCTTGAACCTGGCTCTGTCCCTGACTCACCACATCTTCAAGCTGAGCCTCAGGGACTCCCTCTGTTAAACAGAGATCATCATATCCAGCTCCTAGGGTCCTGGTGTGGTTTCGACACAACAAGCGTATAAAGCATGTACGCTGAGCTCAGGGCCGAGAACACAGTACGCTCGTACGCAGCCGTGTACACAGCAGTGTTTTGTACACAGCAGTGATTTTTACGAACAACGCTTTTGGCTCACAGGTCCCTCAGACTGTCTTCCGGAGGCGAGTTCAGCAAGAAGTACCCGCTGATCAAAGCCAGCTATGAGTCCAAAGGAAGCCGGGGTCTCTTCGTGCTGGGCACCGCCAGCCACTCCGTGGATTACCGCAAGTCTGCAGGGGGCTTCATCCACGGTTTCCGCTACACAGGTGAGCCGGCGGAGGGAACCATCCCCGGGGTTCGTAAACAGATTCACAGCAGCCTTCCCGGGAGTGCTTGTCGGTAGTCATTCGTCTTAAAATCCCTGTGTGGGACAGAGGGCCGCAGGTCATGGGCTGAGAATAGATCTCGAGAAGGTGTGAGAGCAGGGCCGTGTGGGCGTGGCGTGTGGCTTGCCCTAGTCCTGTGCCAGTCAAGCAGCAGGCATTGGCAAGGAGGCAGAGCCTGAAGAGGGGTCGTGGGGGTCCCTCCCAGCAGGGCGGGCTGAGAGATGAGCCTTCGTGACCTCTCCGGGAGCCTCTTTCAGACGCGGTGGCGTCGGAGGCGTAAACGAGGTGAACTCTCGGCCCTCGCGGGGCTGTCATAAGAACCAAGACGATACCTGGGGACCTTGGAGCTACGAAGCATCGTACACAGATGCTTTGGGTAGCCACAAATCCCAGTAAAAACTACGGGCTGGATGACGTCAGTTCTGAAGGTATAACCTTCTGCGCGTGCCGGACAGGCTGATGGTGGGCGCCTGTTACACGGACCTGGTTTGATTTTGCCACAAACACCAGAAGGGTCCTCCGTCCTGCATCCCAGCATTTCTGTATTTAATCTGATGACTCCCATTGTCCTAATGCTCATGTTTGCATTTTACTGTCCTTCCAGTTTGGCAGGGAAAAACAGCCGTGTTTGATTTTCCAGACGATGTATTTTATGTCCCGTGTGTGGTCAGAGaaggaaaccagagagagagtGTTAGCTGTCTGTAAACCAGGATATCCACAGAtcgaatacacacacacacacccggaaTGGAAGCGTCTGTCCCTTTAGCTGCGTCTCCCCACTAAGAAAtcctcatcacaaaaaaaaaaaaaaaaaaaaagaaatcctcatcACTGTTTCCCTCCCTGCACCTGCTGTCCTGGCAGATTCTGCCCCATCTCCCCCGCTTCCTTCTGTCCCCCGATCTTTCCTCAGCTCCAAGACCGAATCCTCACGGCAGCTCCGTGAGGCAGGGCCTGTCATTTCCGCTCTACTTCCCGATAAGGAAACTAGGGCacagagagcttaagtaacttCCCCCAAGTCCCCCAGCCAGTGGATGGCAGACGGGTAATTTGAATCCACGCGTGTTGTCTGACCCTCAAGCTCGCGGCCAACCACTGAGCTTTGGGCACATGGGCGACAGTCCTGGGTGTTCAGGCACCGGCCGCTGTGTGGTCACTACTAGGAGCAGAGGGCCCTGCAGGGGGAGGACCCGTGTGGTTGTGCACATCCCGCTCATCCTGCCCCAGCCTGAGAAACCGGTCCCCGGGGAGACCAGAAGCAGTCAGTAAGGCAGGTGAAAGCCAATAGAAGAGAAAGTAGGAAGGGCACAGACCAAAACTGCGTGCACAATCACTCCCGACGCCCAGCCCGTCCGTCCCCCGCCCGCCCCTCTCCGCCCCACTGTATCTGTCAGCCCACCGGCCTCCCTCTCCTGACCCGGGCCTCTTTGTCTCTCCTGACAGGTCTTCCCGCTGCCAGAGGTCTCTCTGGCTTCCTATCCAGCTGCATGGTCCCTGCCAAAATACCTGTTTCTTAAAgaaattttcccttttctctgcttaCAGCTTAAGCCTCTGTCCatgctcccctcctcccctgggaCCGCTCCAGCTCCTCGGGGTGCCATGCCGAGCTTTGCCAGGCCCGGGCCAGCTCGCCTTTCCAGCCTGGTCCCTCGCCTGCTTCTCAGAATGGGCCAGGCTCTCTCAAGATGGTTGCCCTTTCATCAGGGGCCCGTCCCCAGACTCCACTCGCTGTGTCCGTCCTCAACTCTGTCCAGAGGGACAGCTGTCGCTTTCCTGCCCTTACATCAGTCAGATTTTGTGACAGTTTGGACTTAGGCAGTAAAGGAGAGGGGACGCTGAAAGGGTCTCCAGCTGGGGcctgggagaaaggggaactggcCAGGGGAGCAGGGTGAGAGGCTGGCACAAGGTCTGGGGCTCACAGAGCAGCTGGGAGGGGTCGCACGGGCGGCCTGGAGCCTGAGCCTGCCACGCCCATCCTTGCAGCTACCATCCGGGCTGCTTTCACACCGGAAGCAGAACTGGGGAGCCTGACCAGTTGGGCAGCAGAGCCCAAAACACTGTTTATCCGGCCCATAGTATAGAAAGCCTCCGCTGACCCCACTCCAAAGGCCTCCTCTTGGCGCCGCACATGCAAGCGTGTCTTGAGTTCCAAGAAGTCCGTGGGGACTGGACAGGCATCAGGCGGTGAAGGAGCAAATCTTAAGGACGTCACGCCATCCCTCCCTCTGGCCTTTTCAGTGCGTGCTGTTCACCGCCTGCTGGAGCATCGGCACCACGGCGTCGCCTGGCCCTCCACCGAGCTCCCCACCTCACAGCTGACCAGCGCCATCGTCCGGCGCGTGAACGAGGCTTCTGGGCTCTACCAGATGTTCAGCGTGCTGGCCGACGTCGTCCTGTTGAAGGAGTGAGTAGCCCGGCTTCACCGTCTTCACCCTATCCTAGCTCTTCTCTGCCTGTTCCAGGTGTGGAGGGGCCGAGGGGCTCCCTCCTCAGGTGGAGCCTGCAGGGGGACAGGGGAGATCGATTCCGGGGGAAAATATCAGGGAAATCGACACCACAGGCAGACGGACAGCCCTGGGTGTGCGTCGCAGCTCTGCCGCTTTCCGCCTGTGTGACCTGGACcaagtcacttagcctctctgagcctttctcTCACCCGCACAGTGGGGATAATCACAGCTGGCGGGCAGGCGAAAAGGTCACTGGGAGACCACAGTTGGCCCCAGGTGGACGAGCGGTGAATGGCAGTGACGCGAACCCCCAGTGTGGATCGACAGGCTCTCTCAGGCCAGGACCAGCTGGGCTCCTTATCAATTAAGTGACAGGTGGCAGATCACAGGTGAcacccagcagagcagggagggagaagggctgCGGGCGAGGGTGCTCCGAGGACAGGTGGCAGGTGAGAAGCAGGGGGGATCCCTCAGTCAGAGGGGGAGCAGCCTGACCCAAAGCCAGGGAGGGTCACATGCATCAAGTTGAGGGACACACAAGGAATCCACAGTGATCAGCACAAGCTAGCCCATCCCCCTGACTCCTCTCTTCCATTCCCATTCTCCACCTTTAGACTCTCCACAAACCCCGTAAGCCCTACCTTCAAATCACATCAAGAATCTGAccgcctctccccagccccaggacTGCCCCCGTGGTCCAGAGGCCCAGCATCCCTCACCTAAACTAACTGCCGCCTGTCACCTTGGCCCCGTGGTCTGCTTTCCCCACAGCAGCCTGGCGGTCCTCTCAAAACACAAGTCACACATAGTCAGCTCTGCTCAGTACTCTCCAGGGGCCAGGGGACCATCAAAGCACACACGAGCCCTCCTCGACCTGCCCCTAAGCccctctcctgcccttctgcccGAGGCCACTCTAGCCACATCGGCCTTCTTCCTGTCCCTGGAAGACACCACAGCAGTCGCTCCCCCCCAGGGCTTTCCTGTTACTGTTCTATCAGCCTGGGTCACCCACTCCCCAGATACATTTCAGGCTGCTCGGAGTTTTCTGGAATCTGTCCCAGTGTAAGCCAGGGCTCAGCTGCGACAGTAATGGTAAAGTGAGGTGCGTGGGGATGACCAGCGGCTGTACACTGTACAAGGGACACGCGCACACGCTCCTCAGCTCTGCCACGGCACTGAGGGTCGGGCCCTCCCGCGCTGCCGTCGTCCCCAGGAACGCCCCGGCATTTGAGTACCTGGAGGAGTTCCCCGTGCAGATGCTGGCCCAGCTGGAGACCATCACGGGAAGGAAGGCCAGGCACGGGCTGTTCGTCATCAACATGGAGTACGGCAGAAACTTCTCTGGGCCCGACAAGGACGTCTTCTTTTATGACCGGTCTGTGGGGCACACGGAAGACGCCTGGCAGTCTAACTTCCTCCATCCCGTCATCTACTACTACAGGCATCTTCCCACCGGTGAGCCGGGCCTCCGCTCTCCCCCGAGCGCAGGCTTCCTTCCGGGAGCTGGGCACTGCTCGGACCCCGAGTCTCTCCCCTGTCACACCTGCCACCTCTCACACAACTTCTCCCGGCTGGCAGAGGACACTGGGGAGCTCCACCCAGAAACCCAATGGGGCAGAAGGTCCAGGAATAAGAAACAGTGTTCCCAGATTCGGGCGCATACCATGATCTGGGCAGGCCACACGTGGAGTGTCGTGACCCGCTCCAGGCGCCATGCAGCAAGAGGGACAGCCTTGCTGTGTGTGTCCGAAGGAGGGCGAACGTGGAGAGAGAGGAAACCTGGAGACGGACTCTCAGAGGGACCGGGGAAATGCCCTGGAAGTAGTTACCACAGGCCGGTAGCCTAAAAAGCACGGAAAAGCTGGGCAGTGTTCTCAGGCCGTGCTTTCCTTGCTGTGTGGCCTGGGACCATTCCTGgaactctctgagcctccacttcCTCATTCGAAAAGTGGGGATAACAGCAGGATTGTGTGAGGATAAATGAGATAAAGAACACagaatgtggggcgcctggccggctcagtcggtGGGGcttgtgactctttatcttgaggttgtgagttcaagccccactttgggtgtagaggttacttaaaaaataaataaaatcttcccccaaAAAAGCACAGCACACCAGCACggtacctggcacagagtagcTACCAGTAGGTgaatccccctccccacccccggagGCACCGCTCCTGCTTCAGAAACTGAAGAGCTGTCCCTTGGAAGAGGACGCCCTAAAAACAGACGGAGGTGGTGTCAGCAGGTAGAAGTGACAGGAACTCAGGGTTCTCGTCAGAATCGGGAGCAGCTACTAATCAGAGCTGTCACAGTGGAACGGGTCGCCCCTACAGTGGAGTTTCCCAGTACGAGGGTGGTTGAGTCCTGGCTTAATGGCCGCCTGCCTGGGATGCTACAGAAGGGAGCCCACACCAGGCACGAAGCTGGCCTAGGTGAGCTCTCGGGCCCCTTTCAAGGCAAGGCCTCTGAGTCACGTCTCAGAAAGGGCTGTTCGGAAGCAGTCACAAGAAACCTCAGTCCACGTGTGCCTTAGAAAGACCCGGGCGCGAGTGATTAGTCTTGGTTCTGCTTTCTGACACCACAAGGAACAGATCTAGTCTCTTCCTCATGCCAGCCTTGCAAACACAGCGGTGAAGGGTGTGGGAGAGGCCGGCCGCTGCCCAGCACAGTGTGTCGGGAAAGCCGAGCACGAGGGAGTGAGGGAAGCACCTGGGATATGTGGGAACCACATTGTCATCTCCGGGATGGGAAGCCCAGTCTCCAGGCTCTGACACAACACCCCTCTCCACCCCACAGAGCAGGAGGTGAGGTTCCGCCCTGCCGGCTGGGCCCTGCCTAGGCCCACGGCCATCCACCACGTCGTGGAAGATTTCTTGACCGACTGGACCGCCCCGGTGGGGCATATCCTGCCTCTGAGGCGCTTCCTGGAGAACTGTTTGGACACCGATTTGCGAAGCTTCTATGCAGGTAACCTAAGTTCCTGGAAGGACCAAAGGGACCGAGCAAGAGGTCAGAAAAAGACCAGATCAATCCATGCTCTGCAGAGTTTTCAGGGTTCATAACAAGAACCCACACCCAAGAATTCTGTTATCCACGAGGTAGAGGTGTTCAGAGAGACCCTTACCAGTCCAGCACACCTGAAGTCGCTGAGTAGAATTCATTTCTTAAAGAAGTGGCagggggagaaaagggagctCTGAGAAAACCATAAAGCCCCTGCTGGACGTGGGATAGCTGCCAGCCATCAGCAGGAGCCTAGAGCCTGGGTAACTGAGCTATGCTTGGGGGCGGGAAGGTgaggctggggcggggagggaggtcTGTTTAGAGACCTTCACCTAAGCTCAGATCTCAGTGGCTCAAGGAGGCACAAAACACTCTCaagaaggagatggaggagaCTCGGGCTTTTTGGTTCTGGGTAGAAAAGGGACAATCTCCCCCTGAGAATTTCTAACCACTAAGCCTCCCTCATGTGAGTTTGGGGCCAAACTTCACAGTGTCATCATGGTGTAAAAATCACAGAAGGAAATGCAAGTCTTCTGTGAAGAAACAAACTTTAAAACTAGAGAAAGgggggtcacctggctggcttagttaaacggctgcctttggctggggtcataatcccagggtcctgggatcaaggcccgagtcaggctccttgttcagtggggagcctgcttctccctctgcccctacccccttcTTGTGCACATGCATACATTCGCgtgcactgtctctcaaataaataataaaacctttaaaaaaaataaataaaactggagaaGTACCTACATACATAAAAGAAAACTAGGGCTcagggagcctaggtggctcagtcagttaagcgaccaaatcttg
This DNA window, taken from Meles meles chromosome 7, mMelMel3.1 paternal haplotype, whole genome shotgun sequence, encodes the following:
- the FOXRED2 gene encoding LOW QUALITY PROTEIN: FAD-dependent oxidoreductase domain-containing protein 2 (The sequence of the model RefSeq protein was modified relative to this genomic sequence to represent the inferred CDS: deleted 1 base in 1 codon) — encoded protein: MGLWAPAWLWGPPGLLLTLALHLALCLARPRPRYPPPRDYCVLGAGPAGLQMAYFLQLAGRDYAVFERAPQPGSFFTRYPRHRQLISINKRHTGKANAEFNLRHDWNSLLSHDPRLLFRHYSRAYFPDAGDMVRYLGDFAGRLGLHVLYNTTITHVTLHKARQAWNGHYFILTDQMGHTHQCSVLLVATGLSVPNQVDFPGSEYVEGYESVSVDPKDFEGQNVLILGRGNSAFETAENILGVTNFIHMLSRSRVRLSWATHYVGDLRAINNGLLDTYQLKSLDGLLESDLTDLAIVKDHEGKFHVTLKFFLEEGNQSADADAIPLPQDDNDNFAMRVAYDRVIRCLGWNFDFSIFNKSLRLSSGGEFSKKYPLIKASYESKGSRGLFVLGTASHSVDYRKSAGGFIHGFRYTVRAVHRLLEHRHHGVAWPSTELPTSQLTSAIVRRVNEASGLYQMFSVLADVVLLKENAPAFEYLEEFPVQMLAQLETITGRKARHGLFVINMEYGRNFSGPDKDVFFYDRSVGHTEDAWQSNFLHPVIYYYRHLPTEQEVRFRPAGWALPRPTAIHHVVEDFLTDWTAPVGHILPLRRFLENCLDTDLRSFYAESCFLFALTHQKLPPFCQQGYLRAQGLVGTESLRRHGVESGLLRDYATVGRRHEDGGHGPPGSSRAPGPPVRPPDGNKEEL